The Carassius carassius chromosome 2, fCarCar2.1, whole genome shotgun sequence genome has a segment encoding these proteins:
- the LOC132107133 gene encoding transcriptional adapter 2-beta, with translation MADLGKKYCVNCLADVTNLRIRCAECQDIELCPECFSAGAEIGNHRRWHGYQQVDGGRFSLWGPEAEGGWTSREEQSLLDAIEQYGFGNWEDMAAHVGASRTPQEVMDHYVSMYIHGNLGKACIPDSIPNRVTDHTCPSGGPLSPSLTTPLPPLDISVAEQQQLGYMPLRDDYEIEYDQEAEKLISGLSVNYDDEDIEIEMKRAHVDMYVRKLRERQRRKNIARDYSLVPAFLGRDKKDKERERPGGTGGVGGVGGAVGLGGGTSIIPTGSLGSSSTATPKRKITKEEKEQRTKLRSLCQFMPQREFEEFFDNIHKERMLRVKVRELQRYRRNGITRLDESAEYEAARHKREKRKENKSIAGSKRGSSGGGGATGLGGGVGAGGGLGGGGGVSAIKEEGKDSEFSAIEKLSGFELLSDREKVLCNSMNLSPTRYLTVKTIIIKDHLQKRQGIPSKSRLPSYLDKMLKKRILNFLSESGWISREAS, from the exons ATGGCCGACCTAGGGAAGAAGTACTGCGTGAACTGTCTTGCAGATGTTACGAATTTGCGGATTCGCTGTGCCGAATGTCAAGATATTGAACTCTGTCCGGAGTGCTTCTCTGCAGGTGCCGAAATCGGCAACCACAGGCGATGGCACGGCTATCAGCAAGTTGACGGCGGGCGCTTCTCGCTCTGGGGTCCCGAGGCAGAGGGAGGATGGACCAGCAGGGAAGAGCAGTCGCTGCTCGATGCCATCGAGCAATATGGATTTGGTAACTGG GAGGATATGGCAGCCCACGTGGGTGCATCACGCACCCCTCAGGAGGTCATGGACCATTATGTGAGCATGTATATCCATGGGAATCTGGGCAAAGCCTGCATCCCTGACAGCATCCCCAACCGTGTGACAGACCACACCTGTCCCAGTGGAGGTCCGCTGTCTCCTAGTTTGACTACCCCTTTGCCTCCTCTAGACATATCTGTGGCAGAGCAGCAACAGCTTGGATATATGCCACTCCGTGATGACTACGAGATCGAATACGACCAAGAGGCAGAGAAACTCATCAGTGGTCTGTCTGTGAACTACGATGATGAAGATATCGAGATCGAGATGAAACGAGCCCATGTGGACATGTACGTGCGGAAGCTGCGTGAGCGCCAGCGACGGAAAAACATCGCTCGTGATTACAGTTTAGTGCCAGCCTTTCTGGGACGGGACAAAAAGGATAAAGAGCGAGAACGACCAGGTGGAACAGGGGGAGTTGGGGGCGTAGGTGGAGCTGTAGGATTGGGAGGTGGTACCTCCATTATTCCGACAGGGTCACTGGGCTCCTCTTCAACAGCAACGCCAAAACGCAAAATCACCAAGGAAGAGAAAGAGCAACGGACAAAACTACGTTCACTCTGCCAGTTCATGCCACAACGTGAGTTTGAAGAATTCTTTGATAACATACACAAAGAGCGCATGCTGCGGGTGAAAGTTCGGGAGCTTCAGCGTTATCGGCGGAATGGCATCACAAGACTCGACGAGTCGGCCGAGTATGAGGCAGCACGCCACAAACGGGAAAAACggaaagaaaataaaagcatTGCTGGCTCAAAGAGAGGTAGCAGTGGTGGAGGAGGAGCGACCGGGCTTGGAGGAGGAGTTGGAGCAGGAGGTGGgcttggaggaggtggaggagtcAGTGCCATCAAAGAGGAGGGGAAGGACAGTGAGTTCTCCGCCATTGAGAAACTGTCTGGCTTTGAGCTGCTATCCGATCGGGAGAAGGTACTGTGCAACTCTATGAACCTAAGTCCCACACGCTATCTGACTGTCAAGACTATCATCATCAAAGATCACTTACAGAAAAGGCAGGGCATTCCCTCGAAAAGCCGTCTACCCAGCTACCTGGACAAGATGCTGAAAAAACGGATTCTGAATTTCCTGTCGGAGAGCGGCTGGATATCCCGAGAAGCCTCGTAA
- the LOC132107142 gene encoding grpE protein homolog 1, mitochondrial-like, producing MATWCVRAIRQSSSIIASPTLVRATPRLLCTAAQQQSSVPGTEEENVSQKPEPSAAEKAFIEEKTQLEEQLKDVTDKYKRALADTENLRQRSQKMIDDAKLYGIQGFCKDLLEVADILEKATESVPKTEISTANPHLKNLYDGLVMTEVQIQKVFQKHGLVKLNPDGQKFDPYEHEAVFHAPVEGKEAGTIAVVTKVGYKLHGRTLRPALVGVVKAP from the exons ATGGCGACCTGGTGTGTGCGTGCGATCAGACAGAGCTCTTCTATCATAGCGTCCCCTACACTAGTAAG GGCGACTCCACGCCTCCTTTGCACAGCAGCCCAACAGCAAAGCTCAGTGCCTGGGACTGAAGAAGAGAATGTGTCTCAGAAACCAGAGCCCAGTGCAGCTGAGAAAGCTTTCATAGAAGAAAAGACACAACTGGAAGAACAGCTAAAAGATGTTACG GATAAATACAAGCGGGCGCTAGCAGACACTGAGAACCTTAGGCAAAGGAGTCAAAAGATGATTGATGATGCCAAGCTTTATG GAATCCAGGGCTTCTGTAAAGATCTCTTGGAGGTGGCTGACATCTTGGAGAAGGCAACAGAAAGCGTACCAAAAACTGAAATATCTACTGCAAATCCACACCTGAAGAATCTCTATGATGGCCTTGTAATGACTGAGGTGCAGATCCAAAAGGTCTTCCAAAAACACGGCCTTGTTAAGCTTAACCCTGATGGTCAGAAATTTGACCCTTATGAGCATGAGGCTGTCTTTCATGCACCTGTGGAGGGCAAGGAGGCAGGTACCATAGCTGTAGTTACTAAAGTAGGCTACAAGCTGCATGGTCGTACTCTACGGCCAGCTCTGGTGGGTGTAGTCAAAGCCCCCTAA